TTATTGCGCTTGCTAGGAAAATTAAGGAAAAAGTGCCTGATATTGGGCTTACAACTGATATTATTGTAGGATTTCCAGGAGAAACAGATGAAGACTTTCAAGATACGATGGATGTTGTAAATGAAGTTGGATTTGAAAATGCATTTATGTTTATGTATTCCAAGAGAAGCGGGACTCCTGCAGCTACAATGGAAGGGCAGGTCGATGAGCATACTAAAAATGAAAGATTGCAGCAGCTTATGAGACTGCAAAATATGAAGGCAAAGGAAGAAAGTCAAAAATATTTAGGGAAAATTGTAAAAGTTTTAGTTGAAGGACCTAGTAAAAAGAATCCTGAAATGTTGACTGGAAGAAGTTCTACGCATAAAATAGTTTTATTTAAAAGCGATAGAAAGGATTTGAAGGGAAAATTTGTAAATACAAGAATTTATGATGCTAAAACATGGACATTATATGGAGAGCTGGTGGAGGAATAGATGATAAAAAAAGAAAAGGAAATTGAGGCTGAAAAGTTACTGGAAGAACAGGCAGAAACGGTAAAACCTAGAAGAGGACGGCCAAGAAAAGCTGAGGTAGATAAATCATTGGCAAATACAGAATTAGCTGAAGAAAAAAAGCAAAAACATGATGAAGAAGATTCAAGTAAAAAAACTGCCTTTGAAAATTCAAATTATGAAGAAAAAATGATAAAGGATATTCTTTCTGAAAATGTAACTAAATTGAAAAGAATGGCAAAAGAATATAAAATTGAAGGTTTTTCAGGAATGTCAAAACTTGAACTTATAAATGCTATTTTAATTAAAAAAGGTGAGGAAAGAGGGAAAACCTATGGATTTGGGAAACTGGATGTAATAGGTGATGGAAATTATGGATTTTTGAGAAATACGTCAATTGGACCTGATGTATATGTGTCGATTTCTCAAATAAAGAGATTTTTTTTAAGAAATGAAGATATTGTATTTGGGGAATTAAGAATTCCGATTGGAACAGAGAAAAATTATGGGATTTTGAAGGTTTTGCTTGTAAATGGGGATTTGCCTGAAAAATCGCTGGAACGTCCGTATTTTGATGATTTAGTGCCATCTTATCCAGATGAAAAGTTAAATTTGGGAGGTGGAGAAATTTCATCTAGAATTATAGACCTTGTTTCGCCTATTGGGAAAGGGCAGAGAGGGCTTATAGTTGCTCCGCCAAAGGCTGGGAAAACTGTGCTTCTTTCAACACTTGCAAATGATGTTATAAAATATAATCCAGAAATTGATGTCTGGATACTGCTAATTGATGAACGGCCTGAGGAAGTTACGGATATTAAGGAAAATGTGAAGGATGCGGAAGTTTATTCGGCGACTTTTGATGAAGATCCAAGAGTTCATACGGAAGTTACGGAAAATGTGCTTCAGATGGCAAAAAGACAAGTGGAACGTGGAAAAGATATTTTAATTCTTATGG
The DNA window shown above is from Leptotrichia wadei and carries:
- the rho gene encoding transcription termination factor Rho, with the translated sequence MIKDILSENVTKLKRMAKEYKIEGFSGMSKLELINAILIKKGEERGKTYGFGKLDVIGDGNYGFLRNTSIGPDVYVSISQIKRFFLRNEDIVFGELRIPIGTEKNYGILKVLLVNGDLPEKSLERPYFDDLVPSYPDEKLNLGGGEISSRIIDLVSPIGKGQRGLIVAPPKAGKTVLLSTLANDVIKYNPEIDVWILLIDERPEEVTDIKENVKDAEVYSATFDEDPRVHTEVTENVLQMAKRQVERGKDILILMDSLTRLARSYNITIPSSGKLISGGIDPNALYYPKRFLGAARNIKNGGSLTIIATALVETGSRMDEVIFEEFKGTGNMEIILSRTLEQLRIFPAIDVLKSGTRREELLIPRKNLEKIWKLRRELSEMSEVEGTRNLIELIKKYKNNDELLEDLYKTKKINK